A stretch of Miscanthus floridulus cultivar M001 chromosome 13, ASM1932011v1, whole genome shotgun sequence DNA encodes these proteins:
- the LOC136499780 gene encoding uncharacterized protein, with translation MPTETEGTNTHTPHARASPPHRRRPPRRTHSPPSPALAPAPPRARALHADAGALPAVAGASPPRGRLLPSTPSQNRRARVEDEAAGEGLRRAEAPARRRQGDNDSSSPTTRSSTAAAASSPPPPPPPGGPPQPPPPGKEGLATSSIAEVCANLSSQIAKNDMHDLF, from the coding sequence AACACACACACACCGCACGCCCGCGCATccccgccgcaccgccgccgtccCCCGCGCCGGACGCACTCCCCGCCGTCCCCCGCActtgcgcccgcgcctccccgcgcccgcgcgctccacgccgacgccggcgccctccccgccgtcgccggcgcctccccaccgcgcggccgcctcctcccctccacgccgTCGCAGAACCGGCGCGCGCGGGTGGAAGACGAAGCAGCTGGAGAAGGACTACGACGCGCTGAAGCTCCAGCTCGACGCCGTCAAGGCGACAACGACTCCTCCTCTCCCACAACAAGAAGCTCCACCGctgcggccgcctcctcccctccaccaccgccgccaccgggcggtcccccacagccgccgccaccgggaaAGGAAGGGCTTGCAACCTCATCCATTGCTGAGGTTTGTGCTAATCTATCTTCTCAGATTGCAAAAAACGATATGCATGACTTATTCTGA